From the genome of Penicillium oxalicum strain HP7-1 chromosome VII, whole genome shotgun sequence:
GGAGATTCAACCATGGCCAAAAATGGTGGTGGTAAAGGCACGAACGGTACGAGACACTGCCAGAacacacatacacacgcacagagagagagagagagagagatcccTGTGCACTCCCAGCATTCATGATCACCAAGGTGTAACACCCACTAACGAAAATCCTCCGACTCAATCCAGGCTGGGGCGAATATGTCACCCCGTATACTACAGCCACCGTGTCGAACCAAGCCGTCGGTGGTCGAAGTGCCCGATCTTTCACGCGTGAAGGCCGTTTCAACACAATCGCCAACCAGGTCAAGCCCGGTGATTGGGTGATCATCGAATTCGGACATAATGACGGAGGTGGTCTCGGGTCAGGAGACAACGGCCGCACTGATTGTGGCGGAACAGGCGACGAGACTTGCACTTCCGTCTACAACGGAGTCACCGAGACCGTCCTGACCTTCCCCAAGTACTTAGAGAACGCGACCAAGATGTTCAAGTCAAAGGGTGCCAAcgtcatcatctccagtcAAACCCCCAACAACGTGTGGGAGGGTGGCTCTTACTCCTACTCGCCATCTCGCTTCGTGGGCTACGCCAAGTTGGCGGCTGAGAAGGCGGGTGTGCATTACATTGACCACGGCGCCTATGTGGCTGATATCTACAAGACCAAGGGAAAGGATGTCGTCAACTCGTGGTACCCAAACGACCACACCCACACCAGCCCGGCTGGCGCATCGGTTGTCGCTCAAGCATTCTTCAAGGCGGTTGTGTGCACCAAGCCTGGCTTGCAAAATCTCTTGAAGACACAGAACTTTGAAGGCAAGTGCCTGTGACATTGGATGTGAGCAGTCTTGAACTTGGTGGTGGGAAAGTAAATAGTGCCAAGAGCGTGTCGACCCGTGCAGTATCGGTCTCCTGCTCCAATGGATTCACAGTTCTCCGAGACTACAAATCGTTCCTTCCGTAGATTAACTTCATTCGTGCGACGCCAAAGAGAAATTTTGAAAGTTCCAATTCGCTACAGTGGCAACCTGAGCAAACAGGACACTTTGCAAAGCGCATCGTGAAGGCGACTATTCCAAGATGGCCCGGACAACCCCACGTTTCTCCATACGGGCGTGATAGTGCTGCAGATTGACGAAACGAGCGCTCAATGGCCCCTCCCTTGCCACGATCTCGCGCAACAGGGGCCAAAATGCGCAATCATCGATGCTTAATGATGGACCTCCCAGGTAGTGTCGCCCCGCAAGAGCTCGCTCGCACTCCTCCAAGCTCGCTTGAAATGGTTGATCAGATAAAGTAGCGCAATGGTTGCGCCAGCGCGCCAAGAGCCCTTCGATCCATTGAAGTGCTTGGCCTCCTTGTATGGCATCCGGACCAAGCCGAATCGACTCCGGAGATCGTTGGGCCAAAGAGGTCAAAATCGCCATGGCTCCCGTGGTTCTTTGACCATCGGGGTGGATGTAGCAAGGTCTTTGTTCTGCAGGAATGTCCTGAGCAAGTGATCCGGCGTGGTCAACAATCTCATATCGAATTCCGCTCTCACCCAGGGCCAGCTGGGCCTGGAGGTCCATGATCGAGTCCCCGCTCAGGATTAAAGGCGCAGGAGACGTTGTCACAAAGTTGACTACATCAAATCCGGCGCCGTAGAAGGCGTCCCAGTCAAATTCGGTCGCTCGATTCTCTTGGCCAAACGCGTGAATGAGTCTTTCTGTTTCAGAGACATCGCCATGAATTACAGTTCGAGCCGTATCGGGTGATTTACTGACCGCTCCTTGGCCCCAGATGGTATTCCTCCCAGGATGCAGATACGTTCCGATGTAACGAAAAGTTAGGGAGATGCGCTCACCACCAAAGGCTTGCTCCGCCGGAGTTTTCGTCGCCGCTGCGCGTTTATCTGGCCGGATACCATGAAGCCATCGCATATTGGTCTTTTCACCGAGAATAAACAGAGATCGGTGTGGCAGAGGGACCACTTGCTTTTGGCGACTGTTGTTTGCTTGTTCGTGCGACTGGGCCGCCGAGACCTTTGTCCTCAGCGTCATCACACGTTGCGCTCCAAGACTGACGTTGCAGATAAACGAGCCGCGCATAATATCCAGTGTTTTGTCGGAATGCTCCGATATCGAatcttggccatctcgaTAAAGCTGAATCAACACGTGGTTGAGAGGATGACCGAGGATACGCTCCACGAGGATGCGCGCCTCGTTCACCGCTGGTGTAAACGGTTCCAGCCTGGGCGACTCGTCCGCAGGATGTCGATAGATGGGAATGGAACCATCTGCCtggacttggccttgaacAGCGACCAGTCGAGGGACCTGGCCCGACAGGTGGTACATCTTCTGCCAGGACACCTCTTTCCGGATGCGCTCGAAAGTGTCTGGGGCCAGGTCGATTTCTGGTATGATACGACAATCCCCCTCCCCTAGAGTCTCGCGACCGGGCCTTGCCATGACCGGCTCTGCAGCCACAGTTTGGGAGGTTAAGTCCCGGCGCTTCGGGCGACGCACACGTGCACGAACTTGCGGCTTGCCTTCGTCTTCAGTGATGGTGCGAGAGCCCCGGGAAGCAATTCTGGAGCTCCGTGATTGGGAAGTCAATCGACCAAGAGCGCGGGTATTCTCAGCCGTGGGCTCTGTGTCTTCTTGCATGACATCCAGGCTATTCATGATATCCTCAATCCCCACAGGATCCCCTGGCGTGACCGACGGCTTTGTGGGCATGGTCCTGTTTTGTTGCGCAATGTCTTCAGTTTCCTGCCAATCGAGCTCCTGGCAGAGCTCCTGTGCAGTGATCCCCGATGCTCCAAGTATGTCTGCCATGCGCCGCATGGCCTCCTGGTGATGTTGGAAATCCCGAAATCCGAGGCAATCTTCCACGAGGGTTACCGAGAACCCGTTTCGAACGGCATCCAAGGCAGTCGCATAGACAGAAATATTGGAGAGGGAGCCACAGAGATACAGCTCGGTCACGAAACGCGTCCGAAACGATAAGACGAGGCCTGCCGACTCGAGCGCCGAATAGCCGGTCTTGTCCAACACCGTATCGCGATGGGGATCGATCGTGGTGAGCACCTGTGCTGGAAATTGAAACCCATTGGATTGCCCAACACAGCATCTGGGTGTATGATCTGACAGGAAAGCTTCCGCATCCACCGGTTCTGGAGAGTCCCGGTCCGAGGCGACCTCGATCACATCGGAGGGTGGCCTATGGGGACGCTTGCGCCGCGCTTTGTCGAGAACGATGCGATCTCCGAAATTCCAGTCCTCCAGGGGTTGAGGGGAGTCGTACTGTGAGCGAACCCAGATCACATCGCCTGACTGACGAAAGGCCGCCACTAGAGGTGGCAACgtctcgaggatctcggcCGTGTTGGGAACGTGGAGATTGCCCGTTGGGCGGACAAACTCATTTTGGAAATCTATCAGCAAGAGCG
Proteins encoded in this window:
- a CDS encoding Rhamnogalacturonan acetylesterase; the encoded protein is MKVAALLSMLIPSVLGTTIYLAGDSTMAKNGGGKGTNGWGEYVTPYTTATVSNQAVGGRSARSFTREGRFNTIANQVKPGDWVIIEFGHNDGGGLGSGDNGRTDCGGTGDETCTSVYNGVTETVLTFPKYLENATKMFKSKGANVIISSQTPNNVWEGGSYSYSPSRFVGYAKLAAEKAGVHYIDHGAYVADIYKTKGKDVVNSWYPNDHTHTSPAGASVVAQAFFKAVVCTKPGLQNLLKTQNFEGKCL